The region AGAAGATTATTGGAAATATGTGTGGCCAAACACTCCTCTCCCTGAGACTTTTTCAGATCTTTTGCTTCCTTGTTAGTAACATGAATTATATAACAAAATGTTGTCTCATAATAAGACTATTTATCATGGTTTTTGAAGTAATTATAATATGTTGTTTCATGTGGCAGATGGAAAAACTAATAGCCTACCCATTAGAGTCGAAGAATTAAACCAATACTCGACACTTTTTTTTCCACATGATCTTTATCCTGGAAAGAAAATAGTATTGGGTAACACTCAGTCTGTTGCAAAGATGGTGCGACCATTCACAGAACCAAGACAAGGTGTGACTGATTCCATATGGCTGGAGAATAAAGAAAGACAAAGTCTGGATGACTTTTGTAATAGTCCAACTGCTATAGGAGAACACAAACATTGTGTATCATCTTTAGAATCTATGATTGATCATGTCATTTCACATTTTAGAACATCAAAGATTAAGGCTATTTCAAGTACCTTCGACAAAAATGAAGACCAATATGTTGTGGAGGAAGTAAAAAAAGTTGGTGAAAATGCAGTGATGTGTCATCGATTGAATTTTAAAAAAGTTGTATTCAATTGCCACCAAGTGCGTGAAACAACCGCTTACGTGGTCTCGTTGACAGCACCTGATGGAAGCAAAGCAAAGGCTTTAACCGTTTGTCATCATGATACAAGAGGTATGAATCCTGAGTTGCTTTACGAAGCTCTCAAAGTCAGCCCTGGAACTGTTTCTGTTTGCCATTTCATTGGCAATAAGGCTGCTGCTTGGGTGCCTAATTATTCTGTTGACCGTCCTTGTGTCATCTAGATGCTAACTTCTTGTTCAAACTGGATTTGTGTTCAAATAATAAATGTATGTAAGGACAAGTATCATATTTTATGTATCCTAAATAAAACAAGTTAGAACTATGGTTGCAACTTTGTATGTTTCAATAAAATCATTCATGTATGTCTCAATTGCATCATGAAAAATAATTGTATGTTTTATATTCTACATTATATTATTTATAGTCTTTTTACATTTGTTTTCCACCTCTTTTTCCAACAACCTTGAAAAAGACTAATTTGGTATTGATTATCACATCGTTCATGTATGTTTCAATAGTGATTTGAACTCCACGGATTCAAATTATGTGATATTTAAAGATAAAAAAGATATGGGAGTTTTTAACCCAAGATATTGAAGGAAGGATTTAGAGAACCGCAAGAAAGTGCAAACTGACATGTGGAACACCATATAATATAACTCGTCAAAAATGCCTATAATACCTTTTGTGAGAATTGGACCGACAATAACCTTATTACCAAGTGTGTAGCTGTAGAAGAGAAACTCAATAAGAAAATAAGTGATTTAGGCCTCTTGATTGTTCATGCTAAACCCCATTCTGATAAGAATTCTTGTAAAAAATATACTCATAGTGCTTCTTATATACATCCTAAGTTTAGGAAAACACTCAATGCTCAACACTATGACATTGGAGGTCCTAACCCGGTTGCTTTCAAGAAATCATTTTGATGCTTTTGGTGTAAAGAAAAATGGCATAAGAAAACTGATTGTCATACTTTTAAAGCTTGCTTAGACAACAAGAACAAATCTGGAGGTAATCATTTAGCTTTTGTCTATTTTAAGTCTAACTTAATTGATGTTCCCACTAATTCTTGGTGGTTTGATAGACATAATTGAATTTAGTCGATATAATAAATCGAATTAATTAAATGAGATTCATAGACATAATTGAAAAGGAATCGTAATTGAATTGGAAATTATAATAACCTCAAAGTTTTGATGGAATCTAAAATCAATAGATCAACCTTTGGTTGTTTAGCTCTCCATAGAATTCGTATCAGCCTATTCTAATTTCGTGTAAATTGAACATCTAACAGTAGTACTGTGTGTTTGCTTAAATAATACCAACAAAAAAAATCAGACTCTAAGAGCACCGGGCCAGATAAACATAAATTTTATCCAAAAACTAATTATTTTATTAAGTCTGTTACAAAAACTAATAATTTGACTCATCTGCACTCCAAATTGGATTTTGACTTCAACATCAAGCTTATAGCTTTTTCTCTTATCAATGTAAAAGATagtgcatcaaaatgcactgatcaaattctcccacacttgaacttttgcactccgagaAAAACTCTAActtcaaaattcaaaataaaaaataagaaaaaaaacaTAGCA is a window of Lathyrus oleraceus cultivar Zhongwan6 chromosome 6, CAAS_Psat_ZW6_1.0, whole genome shotgun sequence DNA encoding:
- the LOC127097276 gene encoding embryonic abundant protein VF30.1, producing the protein MEFSHITVLALFCLAFVRTGAIPSGEDYWKYVWPNTPLPETFSDLLLPYGKTNSLPIRVEELNQYSTLFFPHDLYPGKKIVLGNTQSVAKMVRPFTEPRQGVTDSIWLENKERQSLDDFCNSPTAIGEHKHCVSSLESMIDHVISHFRTSKIKAISSTFDKNEDQYVVEEVKKVGENAVMCHRLNFKKVVFNCHQVRETTAYVVSLTAPDGSKAKALTVCHHDTRGMNPELLYEALKVSPGTVSVCHFIGNKAAAWVPNYSVDRPCVI